One region of Rhodoligotrophos defluvii genomic DNA includes:
- the traA gene encoding Ti-type conjugative transfer relaxase TraA — protein MAIYHFSMKPVSRAKGRSAVASMAYRAGEKLTNERDGITHDYTAKQGVEHAEIVLPEGVNADWARDRSDLWNAAEFAEKRKDARVAREFEVALPHELSAEQRLEAAREMAQELADRYGAAVDFAIHAPHEASDVRNHHAHILMTTRQVMENGLGEKTYLERENKWLLANDLPTTDMQLRDIRQRWEGIANERLAMAGHDIRIDHRSHMERGLEIAPTEHMGVHATQMQRKGLDVSRSRLDEEAAQRNAELIREKPEQVLTIITGEKSVFDRRDVARALHRYINDDPQEFQNAFATVMASPALVELQSETIDPATGEIGLARYSTREMVEIESGMVAAAERMHEVQSHGVDRRHVERAIGAQDAAIQLRAGDASAGLSDEQRGAIEHITGPERIAAVVGYAGAGKSTMLAAAREAWEAEGYQVHGAALSGKAAEGLEESSGIQSRTLASWSRGWDNDRGQLGRGDVFVIDEAGMVGSRQLARFVNEAEARGAKIVLVGDHEQLQAIGAGAPFRAITEEIGHAELSEIRRQRVDWQREASVDFATHRTAEGLAAYRDRGNISFAETGADARGEIVRDYLADRDQRPDGTRVAMAHRRADVRAINDAIRAELQDRGELARVDEDREGPGRALTFQTNAGKRDFATGDRIVFLENNRDLGVKNGMLGTVEHVEPGRIIATLDGRGDSVSVPMGDYQAIDHGYATTIHKNQGATVDRSYVLASGTMDRHLTYVAMTRHRDSVQLYAAQDEFTNAGRLVEHGAAPFEHDPQKSDSYFVTLENDKGEQHTLWGVDLERAMKEAGPEIGDKIGLQHEGSTPVTLPDGTQTHRNTWKVQDAGELAYAQLENRLSRSGVKETTLDYTRDFAERRGIAERMDVRSEIEIPAERERIEDRAPRSSQKVRADLAQDLRADPREDLAGENGPQVDQQAERQRRGMFAGLKLNARSAPSQERGEPSRAEQRPEREGSLRSAPAQDRLAERSRRQSPLEVAVDRYARAYQSIDQHRREGLPVLEMQRQEIREAGQQLDQVRDGMKDLMRSTLQNDPATARAMTELSGRERVAQVIEGMKHENAALQDPNVRAERFVNRWQELQGQRRELRGWQHDEARGKVESQMSGLAKSLERDPQAESIVRNRSRELGIGHELRREQSIARALQEEMSRGQRLSRGIGMEM, from the coding sequence TTGGCGATCTACCATTTCAGCATGAAGCCAGTTTCGCGGGCGAAGGGCCGTAGCGCCGTCGCCTCAATGGCTTATCGTGCCGGGGAGAAGCTGACCAACGAGCGCGACGGGATCACGCACGACTACACGGCCAAGCAGGGCGTTGAACATGCCGAGATCGTCTTGCCGGAAGGCGTCAACGCCGATTGGGCGCGGGATCGGTCGGACTTGTGGAACGCCGCCGAGTTTGCCGAGAAGCGGAAGGACGCCCGCGTTGCCCGCGAGTTCGAGGTTGCCTTGCCGCATGAGCTTTCGGCCGAGCAGCGGCTAGAGGCGGCGCGGGAGATGGCGCAGGAGCTGGCCGACCGTTACGGCGCGGCCGTGGACTTCGCCATTCATGCGCCGCACGAGGCGAGCGACGTTCGCAATCACCATGCCCATATCCTTATGACCACGCGGCAGGTGATGGAGAACGGCTTAGGCGAAAAGACCTATCTTGAGCGCGAGAATAAATGGCTGCTGGCGAACGATCTACCGACAACCGATATGCAGCTTCGCGATATCCGCCAGCGGTGGGAGGGGATCGCCAACGAGCGGTTGGCGATGGCCGGTCATGATATTCGCATCGACCATCGTTCGCATATGGAGCGCGGGCTTGAGATCGCGCCGACCGAGCATATGGGCGTCCATGCCACGCAGATGCAGCGTAAGGGCCTGGACGTGTCGCGGTCGCGGCTGGACGAGGAAGCGGCGCAGCGCAACGCCGAGCTGATCCGGGAGAAGCCGGAACAGGTTCTAACGATCATCACCGGCGAGAAGAGTGTGTTCGACCGGCGCGACGTGGCGCGGGCGCTGCATCGCTACATCAACGACGATCCTCAGGAGTTCCAGAACGCCTTTGCGACGGTGATGGCATCGCCGGCGCTGGTCGAGCTTCAGTCGGAGACGATCGACCCGGCGACGGGCGAGATCGGGCTTGCGCGCTATTCGACCCGCGAAATGGTCGAGATCGAATCCGGCATGGTCGCGGCGGCCGAGCGGATGCACGAAGTGCAATCGCATGGCGTCGATCGCCGGCATGTCGAACGGGCGATCGGGGCACAGGATGCCGCCATTCAGCTCAGGGCCGGCGATGCGTCTGCCGGCTTGTCGGATGAGCAGCGCGGGGCGATCGAGCATATCACCGGGCCGGAGCGAATCGCGGCGGTTGTCGGTTATGCCGGCGCTGGCAAGTCCACCATGCTCGCCGCCGCGCGTGAGGCGTGGGAGGCCGAGGGCTATCAGGTCCACGGCGCGGCCCTGTCGGGCAAGGCGGCCGAGGGGTTGGAGGAATCGTCCGGCATCCAGAGCCGCACGCTGGCGTCATGGTCCCGCGGTTGGGACAACGACCGCGGCCAGCTCGGCCGCGGCGACGTGTTTGTCATCGACGAGGCCGGGATGGTCGGGAGCCGCCAGCTCGCCCGGTTCGTCAACGAGGCCGAGGCGCGCGGGGCGAAGATCGTCCTTGTCGGGGATCACGAGCAGCTACAGGCGATCGGGGCCGGCGCACCGTTCCGGGCGATCACGGAGGAAATCGGCCATGCCGAGCTTTCCGAGATACGCCGGCAGCGCGTGGACTGGCAGCGGGAGGCTTCCGTTGACTTCGCCACGCACCGGACGGCCGAGGGGCTGGCGGCCTATCGGGATCGCGGCAATATCAGCTTTGCCGAGACAGGCGCGGACGCGCGGGGGGAGATCGTGCGCGATTACCTTGCCGATCGCGATCAGCGTCCGGACGGTACCCGAGTTGCGATGGCGCATCGGCGGGCCGATGTTCGCGCCATCAATGACGCGATCCGGGCCGAGCTACAGGACCGGGGCGAGCTGGCGCGGGTGGACGAGGACCGGGAGGGGCCGGGCCGGGCGCTGACGTTCCAGACCAATGCCGGCAAGCGCGACTTTGCGACGGGCGACCGCATCGTGTTCCTTGAGAACAACCGCGACCTTGGCGTGAAAAACGGGATGCTTGGCACCGTCGAGCATGTCGAACCGGGCCGCATCATCGCTACCTTGGACGGCCGAGGCGACAGCGTTTCCGTGCCGATGGGCGACTATCAGGCGATCGACCACGGTTATGCGACGACGATTCACAAAAATCAGGGGGCGACGGTCGATCGTTCCTATGTGCTGGCGTCGGGGACGATGGACCGGCATCTCACCTATGTCGCCATGACCCGGCATCGTGACAGCGTGCAGCTCTACGCCGCCCAGGACGAGTTCACCAATGCCGGCCGGCTGGTCGAGCATGGAGCCGCGCCGTTCGAGCATGATCCGCAGAAGTCCGACAGCTATTTCGTGACGCTCGAAAACGACAAGGGCGAGCAGCACACCCTATGGGGCGTCGATCTAGAGCGCGCCATGAAGGAGGCCGGGCCGGAGATCGGGGATAAGATCGGCCTTCAACATGAAGGTTCCACGCCCGTTACCTTGCCGGATGGGACGCAGACGCACCGCAACACATGGAAGGTTCAAGACGCCGGCGAGCTGGCCTACGCCCAACTTGAAAACCGCTTGTCCCGGTCGGGCGTGAAGGAAACCACCCTCGACTATACCCGCGACTTTGCCGAACGGCGCGGGATCGCGGAGCGAATGGACGTCCGCAGCGAGATCGAGATTCCGGCCGAGCGGGAGCGCATCGAGGACCGCGCGCCGAGATCCTCGCAAAAAGTTCGCGCAGATCTCGCGCAGGATCTTCGTGCAGATCCTCGCGAGGATCTCGCCGGCGAAAACGGCCCGCAGGTCGACCAGCAGGCCGAGAGGCAGCGGCGCGGCATGTTCGCCGGCCTCAAGCTCAATGCACGTTCTGCGCCCTCCCAGGAGCGCGGTGAGCCTTCACGGGCGGAGCAGCGGCCGGAAAGAGAGGGGAGCTTGCGGTCGGCGCCGGCGCAAGACCGGCTGGCCGAGCGGTCGCGGCGGCAGTCGCCCCTTGAGGTGGCCGTCGACCGCTATGCGCGAGCCTATCAGTCAATCGACCAGCACCGACGCGAGGGCCTGCCGGTCCTCGAAATGCAGCGCCAGGAAATCCGCGAGGCCGGGCAGCAGCTCGACCAGGTGCGCGACGGCATGAAAGACCTGATGCGCTCGACGCTGCAAAACGATCCGGCGACGGCGCGCGCCATGACCGAGCTTTCCGGCCGGGAGCGTGTCGCCCAGGTCATCGAGGGCATGAAGCACGAAAATGCCGCGCTGCAAGACCCCAATGTTAGGGCCGAGCGGTTCGTGAACCGCTGGCAGGAGCTACAAGGTCAGCGCCGGGAACTTCGCGGCTGGCAGCACGACGAGGCACGCGGCAAGGTCGAAAGCCAGATGAGCGGCCTTGCCAAGAGCCTTGAGCGCGACCCACAGGCAGAGTCCATTGTGCGGAATCGCAGCCGGGAGCTTGGAATCGGGCATGAGCTGCGTCGGGAACAAAGTATCGCCCGTGCGCTGCAAGAGGAAATGTCACGCGGCCAGCGCCTCAGCCGGGGCATTGGCATGGAAATGTAG
- a CDS encoding response regulator translates to MTATILTGFRVLVVEDEWFIADDLAWHLETAGAIVLGPVPSVREALNILNTPDQLPDVASLDFNLLAGDTSIRIAEELDRLYIPFVFATGTPELIPVLYQMRPVCPKPVVSAAWLQALAEAMTIRPVGERAPHLAPK, encoded by the coding sequence ATGACGGCAACGATTCTCACCGGATTCCGGGTTCTGGTCGTCGAGGACGAATGGTTCATCGCTGACGATCTCGCGTGGCATCTGGAAACGGCTGGGGCGATCGTCCTGGGGCCAGTGCCGAGCGTGCGAGAAGCCTTGAACATACTCAACACGCCCGACCAGCTTCCCGATGTTGCGTCCCTCGACTTCAACCTTCTTGCCGGTGATACGTCCATCCGGATCGCGGAGGAGCTGGACAGGCTGTATATTCCGTTCGTCTTCGCGACGGGCACGCCGGAGCTGATCCCGGTGCTTTACCAAATGCGTCCTGTTTGCCCTAAGCCTGTCGTGTCGGCGGCATGGTTGCAAGCCTTGGCCGAGGCGATGACGATCCGGCCCGTAGGCGAACGCGCTCCCCATTTAGCGCCGAAGTGA
- a CDS encoding type IV secretory system conjugative DNA transfer family protein yields the protein MNQATLAWTAFKNMLRAAAHDPLWAFLSLLAAPFRIWQTLLRVLFILIVALFVVGFGGRFALQQAGYGPGTIPFIALDLVTLLVLAALTFRLVTNPLIIHFGDMDGETHGSARFATTKETAALARAHSGLLIGRDPKSAKLLRYDGPAHLLTMAPTRTGKGVGTIIPNLLTADRSVICIDPKGENARIAGRAREKFGPVHVLDPFGVTAKPSAAFNPLDQLDPAGLDVAEDASTLADALVFDEPGMAGEAHWNEEAKALIAGLILHIAAQEPRERRSLATLREYLTLAPEAFAALLKDMQASPEAAGLVARAANRHLGKSDREAAGVLSAAQRHTHFLDSPRMTAVLGRSDFGFADLKRRNASVFLVLPPDRLSTYSRWLRLLVAQSLTDMARDPAKPAVPVLYLLDEFAALGHLAPVERAMGLMAGYGVQLWPILQDVHQLRATYGQRAGTFLSNAGVLQVFGVNDHDSARLVSDLLGQETVVFQTMSRALDSEKSGISYGEQHTARPLLTPDEVRNLPQNVELLFLAGQRPIVAGKLAYYADAEFRGLYDAP from the coding sequence ATGAACCAGGCAACGCTTGCATGGACCGCTTTCAAGAACATGCTGCGCGCGGCCGCCCACGATCCGCTATGGGCGTTCCTCTCTCTGCTCGCCGCACCCTTTCGCATCTGGCAAACGCTGCTCCGCGTCCTGTTCATCCTCATCGTCGCGCTTTTCGTCGTCGGCTTCGGCGGCCGGTTCGCCCTCCAGCAAGCCGGCTACGGCCCCGGCACGATCCCGTTCATCGCGCTCGATCTCGTCACGCTGCTGGTGCTGGCCGCGCTCACCTTCCGGCTCGTCACCAATCCGCTGATTATCCATTTCGGGGATATGGACGGCGAAACCCACGGCTCGGCCCGCTTCGCCACGACCAAGGAAACCGCCGCCCTCGCCCGCGCCCATTCCGGCCTGCTGATCGGCCGCGATCCGAAATCCGCGAAGCTGCTGCGCTATGACGGCCCCGCCCATCTGCTGACGATGGCACCGACGCGCACCGGCAAGGGGGTGGGAACCATCATCCCGAACCTGCTCACCGCCGACCGCTCCGTGATCTGCATCGACCCCAAGGGCGAAAATGCCAGGATCGCCGGCCGCGCCCGTGAAAAATTCGGGCCGGTCCACGTCCTCGACCCCTTCGGCGTCACCGCAAAACCCTCGGCGGCCTTCAATCCCCTCGACCAGCTCGACCCGGCCGGCCTCGATGTCGCGGAAGATGCCAGCACCTTGGCCGACGCCCTCGTGTTCGATGAACCGGGCATGGCCGGCGAGGCGCATTGGAACGAGGAAGCCAAGGCGCTCATTGCCGGCCTGATCCTCCATATCGCCGCCCAGGAGCCGCGTGAGCGCCGAAGCCTTGCCACCCTGCGCGAATATCTCACCCTTGCCCCGGAAGCCTTCGCCGCGCTCCTGAAGGACATGCAGGCATCCCCTGAAGCGGCCGGCCTGGTCGCTCGCGCCGCGAACCGCCACCTCGGCAAATCCGACCGGGAGGCGGCCGGCGTGCTGTCGGCCGCGCAACGCCATACCCATTTCCTCGATAGCCCCCGCATGACTGCCGTGCTCGGCCGATCTGATTTCGGCTTTGCCGATCTCAAGCGCCGCAACGCCTCGGTGTTCCTCGTCCTGCCGCCCGATCGCCTTTCGACCTATTCGCGCTGGCTGCGCCTGCTCGTCGCGCAAAGCCTCACCGACATGGCCCGCGATCCCGCCAAGCCCGCCGTGCCGGTCCTCTACCTGCTCGATGAGTTCGCCGCCCTCGGCCATCTGGCCCCCGTCGAGCGCGCCATGGGCCTCATGGCCGGCTATGGCGTCCAGCTCTGGCCCATCCTGCAGGACGTTCACCAGCTCCGCGCCACCTACGGGCAGCGCGCCGGCACATTCCTGTCGAATGCCGGCGTCCTGCAGGTGTTCGGGGTCAACGATCACGACAGCGCCCGGCTCGTCTCCGATCTGTTGGGCCAAGAAACCGTGGTGTTCCAGACCATGAGCCGCGCCCTCGATTCCGAAAAGTCGGGGATCTCCTACGGCGAGCAACACACCGCCCGTCCGCTGCTGACCCCCGATGAGGTCCGCAACCTGCCACAGAATGTCGAATTGCTGTTCCTGGCCGGGCAACGGCCGATCGTCGCCGGCAAGCTCGCCTATTACGCCGATGCAGAGTTCCGGGGGCTGTATGACGCTCCCTGA
- a CDS encoding HEPN domain-containing protein, with translation MTLPERLTHLPDRKRRELERAAQILFGEFDESLKTKLSEKGRRGRILKLILFGSYARGDWVEDRKSGYRSDYDLLVVVNYGGFAEQYEAWEKAAERFLQELTITRQLSTPVNFIVHTLTDFNDQLTHGRPFFVDIARDGIVLYELPGYPLASPRTLAPEEARAEAQRHFGHWFPNAARRFELAQEAMRRGYEKEAAFDLHQTVERLYHCVLTVLTLYSPKSHRLSVLRSHAERIAPQLIAVWPRDTRFAKRCFTRLDRAYVGARYSPAYEITGEELAWLVDRVTALQEAVAAICAERLAGPAGA, from the coding sequence ATGACGCTCCCTGAACGCCTCACCCATCTGCCCGACAGGAAGCGCCGCGAGCTGGAGCGCGCGGCGCAAATCCTGTTCGGTGAATTTGACGAATCCCTGAAAACCAAGCTCTCCGAAAAGGGCAGGCGCGGCCGCATCCTCAAGCTGATCCTGTTCGGTTCCTATGCGCGCGGCGATTGGGTCGAGGATCGCAAGAGCGGCTATCGCTCCGACTATGATTTGCTCGTCGTCGTCAACTACGGCGGCTTTGCCGAACAATATGAGGCATGGGAAAAGGCGGCCGAACGGTTCCTGCAAGAACTGACCATCACGCGCCAGCTCTCCACGCCGGTCAACTTCATCGTTCACACCCTCACGGATTTCAACGACCAGCTCACCCACGGCCGCCCCTTCTTCGTGGACATAGCCCGCGACGGAATCGTGCTCTATGAGCTTCCGGGCTATCCCCTCGCCTCCCCCAGAACCCTCGCGCCGGAGGAAGCTCGCGCCGAAGCGCAACGGCATTTCGGCCATTGGTTTCCGAACGCCGCCCGCCGCTTCGAGCTGGCGCAGGAAGCCATGAGACGGGGCTACGAGAAGGAAGCCGCTTTCGATCTGCATCAGACCGTCGAACGCCTCTATCATTGCGTCCTGACCGTCCTGACGCTCTACAGCCCCAAATCGCACCGCCTGTCCGTCCTGCGTTCCCATGCCGAGCGGATCGCCCCGCAGCTCATCGCCGTGTGGCCGCGCGATACCCGTTTCGCCAAGCGATGCTTTACCCGCCTCGATCGCGCCTATGTCGGCGCGCGCTATTCCCCGGCCTACGAAATCACCGGCGAGGAACTGGCGTGGCTGGTCGATCGTGTGACGGCGCTGCAAGAGGCCGTCGCCGCGATCTGCGCCGAACGGCTCGCCGGTCCCGCAGGGGCATGA
- a CDS encoding DUF6118 family protein translates to MTELDDDRDEFGPNGTADDAGDPAAAFDALRETVESLAGDLTREMTTIRKGVEAAFEEFDRQGPAQDYKPELAQIVQQLAHVGERLQGVEQSPILRQGAQHYAAALERSGEGLVRTAVQQLERQASDLERIGSVLASHNRQAFHRKDQDFRMWMAGIVGVFAGIFLILLLPRFLPFSADSRVAALAMGRDRVTAGRAMIEAADPKRSQDIMTAGWVYETNRAALDKCIADMFETQKEQRCAIMIPVVQGK, encoded by the coding sequence ATGACGGAACTGGACGACGACAGGGACGAATTTGGGCCGAACGGAACGGCCGACGACGCCGGCGACCCGGCCGCCGCCTTCGACGCGCTACGGGAAACGGTCGAAAGTCTCGCCGGCGATCTCACGCGGGAAATGACCACCATCCGCAAGGGCGTGGAAGCCGCCTTTGAGGAATTTGACCGGCAGGGGCCGGCGCAGGACTATAAGCCGGAACTGGCGCAGATCGTGCAGCAGCTCGCCCACGTTGGGGAGCGCCTGCAGGGCGTCGAGCAGTCACCCATTCTCCGGCAGGGGGCGCAGCATTATGCGGCTGCGCTCGAGCGCAGCGGCGAGGGCCTGGTGAGGACCGCCGTGCAGCAGCTTGAGCGCCAGGCATCCGACCTCGAGCGCATCGGCAGTGTTCTTGCCTCCCATAACAGACAAGCCTTTCATCGGAAGGATCAGGATTTCCGCATGTGGATGGCCGGCATTGTCGGGGTGTTCGCCGGGATATTCCTGATTTTGCTGTTGCCACGTTTCCTGCCCTTTTCGGCCGACAGCCGCGTGGCCGCCCTTGCCATGGGGCGGGATCGCGTAACCGCCGGCCGCGCGATGATCGAGGCAGCCGACCCGAAGCGCTCGCAGGATATTATGACGGCTGGGTGGGTCTATGAGACGAACCGCGCGGCGCTGGATAAGTGCATCGCAGATATGTTCGAGACTCAAAAAGAACAGCGCTGCGCCATCATGATTCCTGTGGTCCAAGGTAAATAG
- a CDS encoding mobilization protein, which yields MARKTIEQRLAELDAQRATLKARLSKQERANDTRRKVLLGALVLHRLENGKDEEFSRRLGEWLKRELPDFLTRPGDKELFADLLKPAAEPGGTDKGVSDA from the coding sequence ATGGCGCGCAAAACGATCGAACAACGCTTGGCCGAACTGGATGCGCAGCGCGCCACGCTCAAGGCCCGGCTCTCGAAACAGGAACGCGCTAACGATACGCGCCGCAAGGTGCTGCTCGGTGCGCTCGTCCTGCATCGGCTCGAAAACGGCAAGGATGAGGAATTTTCCCGGCGCTTGGGCGAATGGCTCAAGCGTGAGCTGCCCGACTTCCTGACGCGCCCCGGTGACAAGGAACTGTTTGCCGATCTGCTCAAGCCTGCCGCCGAGCCGGGCGGGACCGACAAGGGGGTGTCCGATGCCTGA